DNA sequence from the Antedon mediterranea chromosome 7, ecAntMedi1.1, whole genome shotgun sequence genome:
TATATTATTGACAAATTCCAAGTAACATGAAGAGACTGCAGCGTATTAGTCATTTATATTGTGCTATCTGAGTGGAAAATGAAATTGTAAAGCTATTGTTTCCCTCGCTGGCAACACATTTTTAGTCTTAATGAAAGTACTACTGTGCTAGTGATAATATGGAGAAATTCGTCATAGCGATAGCAATTGTCAAATATCAAGTGATTTTGTAATGTGTTCTGTACCAGCcgtttttatttacaatatcagATAACATttcttaatactgtattaattcaTCTTGGGTCATCAAAGGTGATCAGAAACTACCAATAAATTGACTATCAGTATCATGAATATTttcatgtttaaataaaatcaatttttttttttcattactcACATAAAAATAATGAACTTGCAATTCTCTAGAAACTAAATCTTGTTTTGTAAGTGTGTTGCTATTAAAGTTATActatcaatatttaataaaattggGAATAATTCATTgcataaaaaattattatgaatcaaacattgtttttttcgCGTCGGTCCTTTATTCAAGAGAACGGAAGCATTAGTAAACTGTTACCATGCAGTAGCTTATAGTTTACTAAAGGGattttcacacctgttccgggaCGGTTCctgtccggcgaatcgaacgccaatctttcgttttcacgacgctccacgcggccaagcaccaatcgatatgcgcgtagccgcgtaaaaacgaaacattgacgttcgattggatttgccgtcgccggaccggaaccgtgccggagcaggtgtgaaaggcccttaagGCTGACAAAATGTTTACTGTATAGAATCTCGGACTGGTATGTCTGACTCTATAAAAATCTGATAAATATTGATATGCACATAGATGGTAGTTATTGTCTGATAAGCGgaattttttgtaagaaatatttcttgtttacagATTATTTCCTTGTTTGTTAAATTGTGTATGCTTTTGTTGCTCAAAATTGATAATCCTATATGAAGTTGAAAATATGTATACACACAGTCAAGTACTTGAAGTAGTGTGATGAATTACAATTAGTTATTTCCACaaaaaagtaattttatttatctGTTGTTGagattattttttgaaaataccAGGATTACAGTGTAATAATACAGGCACAGTAGGTTTTATCTGAAGGGATTTCTATGAAAGAGATAAGCATTAAACACGTAGGAGGTGGTTACCGTTTATTTTAAACCTTAACTGTAAATATAGcagataaataatgttttttcttaaaaaaacaaatcGTAGTGAATATTGctgtattaaaatacagtactatgacaaaacaaaaaaaggTAACATAATTATTCGAAACGTTTATTGGCGTACAGGGAATTTATTGTTCAGAAGGGGTTTAGGGGGCGTTTAATCGGTTGAGGCATTAATTTTGTGGGTGTAAtgtggtaacatgtataatcaaatgaaTTCCCAAgatatgaaaaatgaatatcTTCTAGTAGAAGGGATAAAATGCAGTAAAAATTGGTTATTGTAGAgcgtttattcaaaatgttctatgaggggcgtttattcgagggataCGTTTATTCTAATAAGTACGGTACATAAAAttctaatataaaaattaaaaataattgaacaGTATTGTTTGTTTCCACTTcataaagtaaacaaaaaaatgcCCTCTGTTACGATTGGAACTATCGACTAATGAGCAAAACGGCACGTCCCAAAAGACCTGGGAGGTCAGGCTAGCAAATTGTTGTTTATGTTGCCAATCAAAATTTACTTATTTTAGTTGCTATGTACTGATGATGATACAGTATATTCAGTTGCtgtgtaattatattatagtgtTGTTTATTAATCATCATCTTACCATATCTTGAAAATGGTGTGACTGTGTACAGTACAAAGGTTAAAACACTGTAATAATATGCTAGTATGATAATACTGTTTAAACAAGACAGTCGAATTAAAGTACACCCAATTGCTCCAACAGTGAATCGCAACCATCTGTTGTTTTAAGTACCGATACTTCATTCATATCAATtatacaatctaaaaaaaaaaaacctataatAGTCATTGTTTTTTGATCATTTAGATTATCTCAAAATGTTGCTGAATCTACTGTTTGTGAAATAATTACCAAATTTTATTGGGAATTATTAAAGGTACTTTCAGGCTCAGTTATTTACCCGGGTTACTTACTGTAGTTCTATTGGCCTATCGTTTCGATTTATTATAATGTGCAGTACACATCTGTTTAGGGTTGCCAGTTACAATGCATTACATTAGTACAATACTGTTTGTTGGCTTACGTGACATTTATCTGTGAGGGAAGTTGACATTAGAATCCACAGATTTAAATTGCTCCTTATTTTTAGCAAAGGAAATATGATTTGCTAATCTGCCAGTGAAGTACAATACAGATCCCTTGGGAAATCTTCAGGAATAGTAACTTGTACACTGTATTTCAAGTTACTATTCTTAAATTTACCATTTTCtattaaacaattacaatatatatataaacaatccTATTCAGTCAAAATTTTCCAAGTTTTTCTATGATGAACAGAAATATAAAATGCTAATTATGAGGAAATAATCATTGTCATGTGTTTAAGGAAATTTAATAGGTTTTAGAaaagaaataacaaaattaatactgtactatgatATATTTAAACCATTTTTCTGACAAAGTATTGGTACAGTATGAACATTCAACTTTCTGTTTTACGAAAGGGTTTAAAATCTTAAATCTTAATTTAATGAAGAAATAGAAATAGTCATTTTCATGTGTTTAAGAATATTAATAGATTTTAGAAAAGACATATagtgtattaaaaaaattaatacaattaaagTCTGTACTACCAACCGTTCTGACAAAATATTGGTATGAATATTTAAACTTTTTGTTTTACGAAAGTATACAAGATGAAGTATTTAAAATATCGTTAATTATGAAGAAATTGTCCTTGTAATGTGTTTAGAACATTAATATGTTCTATAAAAAGCATATTGAAAGAAATCATACAATTGTTAGTTAGTCTGTAATAAACCGTTGTTCTTACAAAGTATTGGTATGAGCATTACAACTTCCTGTTTTATTAAAGTAATGAAGTGTTTAAAAATTTCGGAAATGTTGGATGGAAATGTACTAACTACTATACATGATCATGAGTTGAAAACAGAAGTGACTTCAGATTTAGCTTTTCCTTTATCATTAGGGGGAAATCAAGCATGAGTCATCCCTTTAAGAGTTTCCTGAGCTTTTATCTACTGATCATCGTTTTACTTGGCCCATCTGATAACCATTATGTCGCAGTGAACGCGTCAACGATTTTCCTCCGAAATCATCTGAAAATGATCACTGTGAAATTACTCATCTTTTGTTATCTTTGAAGTCTCTGTTTAAAGCATTTTACTTTCCTTACTtcggtttttttttacttcaatCATAGttttcaacatttgtttttctACCACAGTTTTCAGATAAATAAGTTTACAGCATttgttattaaaatgataaacaaatattaaattcaaGTACTTATCAAGTTAAGTTATTATTAAGattaaaatgtttctttattACATCCAGGTCAGTTCTGACAAAgtgatattaaataatgttttatttcctGTACCATCTAATTTTAGACGACCTCCGACATAGTGGGGTTTTCCTGTCAGTGTCAAAAGTCCCCATGTAATGTGTTGTAATGAATAAgaaatagataaaaaataatagttttcAATACACAGTTTCTTCGATatagttttttatattttaatttttttaaagattgcAGATTTAAAGAACTTGATGCCATGATGTTGATAATATCCCTATATTTGCCTGACATGTTCACCACCTATTCAGGGCACATCCATTAGTGACACTTTGTTTTgtccagtggcgtaacgcagatgCCCAGGGACTGTACAGTGGCCCTTCAATGTTGGAGGCCTACAGCATTTTTAGCCTTTTGCGACTTATTTTAATGCCTTTATGATTCCACCCGGGCCTTGCTCATAAGCCAGTGCTCATAGCCGTTGCGCCACTAGTTGTGTCCTAAAAGTATCTACGGTGTTATACAGTACTCATTAAATTGTtcttatcatttttaaaatttcttgTTGCATTTGTAGGTGCGAGTTCTATACAACTTTGAGGGTGAGCCTGGTAATGGTGAACTCACGATATATGAAGATGATATTTTAGATGTTATAAGGCAAGACGTCGGTGATGGCTGGTGGGAAGGACAGAATCCTAATGGACAACGAGGGCTCTTTCCAGAAGCTTACGTTGAGGTTTGTGTAGTTTGGGCAGTtcttttttggttaaaatgttGATCCCCGTAAAAGTAAACtgcaaaacaacaacaaacaaacttgcgTTTCCTAATCCCTAGTTACCaagattttgtttttactttcaTCTTTTAGGTGGTTAAAACGCCTCCTCCACCATCATTTAGTCCACCACCAGTGCCCCAAGTATCTGAGCCTGTGCCAGTACAGTCAATATCAACAGCGCCCCCACCAGAGCGGACAGAAAGCTTTGATGATTGGGATGAGGATTGGGATGAGGAAAGTTCATACAGCCAAGAGTCGACACAAGtaagaaaaaacatattttacgTTGATTTACCTAGTAGtggtaatactgtagtaatatagtaataatattaattgtaagaaatacataattattatacatgattTTTCTTTTCAAGATGTTGGCtttatatgaataaaaaataatgtttatattgtagtttgtttgttattgtagCATTATTATATCAGTAAGTTAATAGGGCCTTTTTTATTGGTCGTTGTAAAGGTTTCTAATAATCAAAGACCCAATCAAGAACCTACTACGGATGACGTGTACACCAACTTTGCCGTTGGTTCTCCCATTAATTCTCGGTATACTAAGGTACAACCACAACCACCTCCCAGCCCAACGTCATCAACAGTCTCATCCGAGTCGACGGAAAAGATTGACCAATATGTCGTGCACGAGCCCAAGGGCGTGTCACGCTCCATGAGTCAGTACGATAAAAAGTCTCGCAAACCCGAGTACCACCAGATGAAATCTCGGTCGACTATGAGCATGGCCGTACAGCGTGCAGTGAGTAGGACTGCGAATTAGAATGAGCTTGCCTTGATTGATGAATAATGCATTGAGTTGCTAATCAATAactaattgattgattgattaatttattgattgaatACCGATTGTATCTTTACTAGTGATTGTTTTGTGAGATGCTCACATAGAAGAATGTGGTTTTGCAAGGAGGAGAGGAAAAGGgtttttagatttttaaaaatttcatacgcatccaataGTGATCAAttcaattacaggatggattataaagttattttgtaatttgtcGTGCTAAATaaaagtctcatttgaggcttagggagtggagttgaaagagtcatgaattacaaccctggcactaagtcaggattgaacccttgCAATTGGAAGGCAATGTTTACCTCCAAGCTACGACAGCTCCACTGACCTGCTTCCCTGTTCCTTCCAATCACTTTAAGTGGGCTCGAGAGCTTTTCCAGAGTGGGTGAGCAGCGTACTCCATAAAACcgaacatattattatatatatgatTTCATATCTAAAATAATGTCCTCAATATTATGGCACCCAGAATCATAAAAACAGCTCCCCTGCTTCCTTTCCTAGTAGCTAGACCACTTTACCACCACCATCAAAATTGAATAGTTACTATTTAAAAGAAAGCTATAGAcaatttattgaataaataaaaattttttttattttaaaccaaTTTATTGCTTTgagttttaattgttttgttggCTGGTTTGATGATAAATTGCTTCTgccttaaaaaaaattacaatactatattttattttgattttttgttgttttgtttttgttgaatgtgTTTGTGCATGTTTCATGATTAACATTGATTTCATCCTATTTAAACTTGAAACTACCTTTTTAAATCTACTGTACACTTTACATTAACTTTTTGAAGACATAAACAAAAACAGagttttgatttgttttttttttctaatcctGGTTGTAGCAAGGATTTATTCTAGGGTTATAATTCAGGGACAGATCAGATCAGCACTATACAGGTAGATTAAGGGAGcctaaatatttaataaatgataaaacaatCCATCAGgtgcataaaaataaaaaataactttttgaagacataaacaaaaactgttgtttttttaaatcctgGTTATAGCAAGAATTAGAATAATAATATCAGGGGCGGATTCAGTATTATAGATTATGGGGGCGCtatatatttcataaatgataaatacGATCCATCGggttacataaaaatataaatagccattattttgtttttaagacATGGCTGTTAAGTTTTAGGAGGATGGGAGAGGGGCGGTTAAAGCCTGTTTATCCCCCACCTAAATCCACGCCTGTCTATAGTAGTGCTACTATAATTATGATAACCCCTTGGTCCTATgaatcattatatttaaaaatattaaaccagTGGTTTTCTAGCAATTTTATTTCCTTGTGTATTGTTCACTGTGTTTAATGAATCATCCATGATAAACATTCACAGGAATACTACTATTGaaatcattctttatactttttGAATGCCTtgtttatttatgaaaataCTCGATGCATTTATTAAGTTCAAATGCCATATTTGGTATGAATATGGTCCCCAGATTCACTCTGAGTATAGTTATAAGGCTTTAGTACAGCAGTCAATTAAGGGACCAAGTCCAAATTATTACTGCAGTTACTGTACTAGCTACATTTAGTATACTCTTTAACCTGTTTTTAGGGTTATACacattgttttaaaacaaatactgCCTAAAAAACTTctaacaaactaaaatcatacaTTACAGAAATAAAAAAGTGTTACTGCAAAAACTGCCAGCAGTAGAATAATCTTGACAtgaccttaagctctgtctacactgtcaaactagattgacaaaaaagtgccatttgcccaaatatggtagtaatatgcccaaatatggtaatgatatgacaatgacatcatcatgtccatatatggacacatcacattttgttgtcacataaagtttgatagtgtagaaagagctttagcTGTAGAAAAAAAAGTGAATCCAATTTCCTCAGGACTGAAAAAATGCTAACAGCTTCATTGTAAAGGCAATATGATGAATATAATGCCCTATGGATTATAGTATGCCCTCTTGCATAGTTATTTATTATCAGAGTCATAAATTGTGGTTTTTGATTGTTTTCCAGGAATATGGTTTAAATGGTCAAGGCAATTTCGGACTGAACGCGCCAAATAGAGATTTTAGAAAAAATAGTGCAGATATTAAAACAGGAACTGTACGCAAGAATTACTCGAGGTAAACTATTGCTCaacctgttattattattattattattaaacaattacttaaagctctgtttacactatcacactttatgtgatgtgcccattgacatgatgatgtcatatcactaccattttggcatatcactaccatatttgggaacatcacaatttttttgtcgaactagtttgatagtgtaaacagagtcAGAAAGTAAATGAGTCAGGCGATTagcctgaatgaatgaatgaatgaacataCACATTTTTTAGCTAATAGAATGATAATTTGTTGACTTTCCAGGTTTTCGGTGTTTTCCAAATCTGGAGGAGAGGCGTATCTTATGGGCAACGTATCTAAGAAGTCTTTATCGCCAGCAGGCTCCGTAACAATTATTGTAAGTGTGAAAAGAGTTTAGGGCAATAAAACTCTGATCGAAAATCTGTAATAATATACCCACCTTATCCCTCCCCCATCCCCCTGTAGTGTTATGCGTCTCATTCCTCTCTCTCCCTTTGAGTGAGTGGCCTAGCGGTTAAGACAGTTAAACCGTAAACTATAAAATTCCCCGATACAATTGCATCTAAATGTAAACAGTTTTGAATTTGTTTCATTATCAGATCTCTTTACCtaaattttgttatttcaaactgacttgtttatttaagttacacagtaaacaaaaaatgtagtcTTTACTTCTTtctgttttgttattttagtaCCCACTtccttataatatataaaagaaaataaaagaaaaattcaaGGCATCTATTTTTAGCCCATTATGATGCAAATATGTCttgagaaataaaataaaacaaagcaaaATTCAAAAGGTTTGTTTTGATCTTTGAGAATTTTGCTTTATGGGAAGTGTTTGATACAGTATGGGAATCATAAGGAGAGTTAAAAGTATTTatctatacagtatacagtatatgtgaCCTATATGTTCTGTATCCCAAATGTTTAGAATATCACATAAGATTCTTGTCATTACCCCATGTGTATGGTTGCATGCGATAGCAAAAATGTGCTCTGAATTTGGAAGACTTTAGCTTTATTATACTGCGAGAGGCTGTCATATCATACCATACCACACATACATATGAAAAAACActtaaatagtaggcctacatgtatgTTTATATCATTTGGTTAGTTTAAGGATTTATAAACTCAACATAATTTCAGAACAACAGTGTCACTCACTAAATAATATACAAGTTTGTTTACGTATGATTGAATTGAAAGGCTTTGGTTCGAGACATGTTTGTACCCTTTACATGTACATGTTTTTTTGTATAGTTTGTTAATGGTAGCCTCTACTTCTAGACTTACTTTGAccaccatccacatttataaatatttaatgatttattaagactattatatgtattatttgtggaaaCTAATAAGCAACAACAATGTACTGGCCCTCTGGTAGAACTATCCTGAactgaagaagaagaaaaaaaataaaataaggtttttttttgtttttttttaggaaacAGATGAAGGCCCACAATGGGAACCAGACACAAATCCTTTTCAAGCTCAGATTCGAAACCCAAAGAAAGAAAGTAAACTAAAGGGCATTAAGAGTTTTATATGCTATCAAATAACACCAACAGTAAGTTATAGTAATGCATTAAGTACAGTATTGATAAAATCTAAGCTAAATGTGCCCCTCTTCCACCACCCCACCACATAAGTTAgtgtaacatttataattaaattgaaaaataaaataaaactgatgCTTGGTCAGGTTTTTGCCCCACTCTGATGAATTTTTGTACCTTAActtatacagtactattaagTACTCGAATCCACAaactccagatcactagcctgccgttttttttttctctcgagtattctcaatgtacttaatTACGTCAAAGTATGGCAAACAcctgaccaattactcaactccctgatgcatgcaaagctactccacagtagttaaatacaattattaaagtatgcttattgtatattttatagaaCACAGGTATTCAAGTAAGCAGAAGGTACAAACACTTTGATTGGTTGTATGAGAGGCTTGTTGACAAGTTTATTACAATTTGTATACCAGCCCTTCCAGATAAACAAGTCACAGGTAAGCTACTGATGTTGCTgtaatatcattaataatattctggatttataaagtgcctaatgttgtgaaacattATACGTATATGTATACgtattattaccccggtcatttttggatcaaacacgtatggaaacattcccataatgcagctagtaatcagcacaaagttgtgtcttgaccttaccaggtacccatttgtacacctgggtggagagaggcaaacgtaagtataGTGTCTTGCCCAAAACACAAGCAATGCGACAAGGGTTGGATTTGAACCTAAGATCATTGTGATCAGTAGTTCAACGTCCAACACGCTGTGTCACACGCCCTTTCTCTTTTCCTCATCttaatagtttaaaatataatttccaGTATATCATTGGGTAGTTAAGAGTTTCTCTATACctgtaaatgtatatacattttagtataTATTTAACGATTTATTCGTTTAAGGACGATATGAAGATACATTTATAGAAAAACGAATGGAGCAGCTACAAAGATGGCTGACCCGAATGACGAATCATCCGGTCATATCGCGCAGCGAAGTCTTCCAACATTTTGTAACGTGTACAGATGAGAAAGTAAGTCTGATTTTCCAATATATCAATTCTTGCATGAAATTGAGATGTTTTCTTAATTACtgctactgtattttaaaatctaGTCTTTATATTTAATTGGAACCACAACTCTACagatatttttaggaatatagatttattaatacatctgaaaatgaataataatttgtttgatctTGCGTAGTTATGGAAAGTTGGAAAGAGGAAAGCTGAGAAAGGTGATTTTGCAGGAGCAGCTTTTTTCAGTTTAGTTCAAACTCCACAGACAC
Encoded proteins:
- the LOC140055095 gene encoding sorting nexin-33-like isoform X1; translated protein: MKVAKVRVLYNFEGEPGNGELTIYEDDILDVIRQDVGDGWWEGQNPNGQRGLFPEAYVEVVKTPPPPSFSPPPVPQVSEPVPVQSISTAPPPERTESFDDWDEDWDEESSYSQESTQEYGLNGQGNFGLNAPNRDFRKNSADIKTGTVRKNYSRFSVFSKSGGEAYLMGNVSKKSLSPAGSVTIIETDEGPQWEPDTNPFQAQIRNPKKESKLKGIKSFICYQITPTNTGIQVSRRYKHFDWLYERLVDKFITICIPALPDKQVTGRYEDTFIEKRMEQLQRWLTRMTNHPVISRSEVFQHFVTCTDEKLWKVGKRKAEKGDFAGAAFFSLVQTPQTPLELNHVEAHHDSFHKFVKSMDESLKHVILAVHDHSKKHIGPFKREYNKLGASFTSLANSFELDNGLHPDVTVEESQRLTMALQHTGKTYTEIGDLYAIQPREDLYPLEDSMREYTGMLACFPDMISFHKHTLSTEREYQKSQEDGKIDGLDAEQVRRRADVISYSMMAEMNHFHQERVKDYKDMMQKYLQEQIKFYETITNKLQENLAMYGDINT
- the LOC140055095 gene encoding sorting nexin-33-like isoform X2, with translation MALQVRVLYNFEGEPGNGELTIYEDDILDVIRQDVGDGWWEGQNPNGQRGLFPEAYVEVVKTPPPPSFSPPPVPQVSEPVPVQSISTAPPPERTESFDDWDEDWDEESSYSQESTQEYGLNGQGNFGLNAPNRDFRKNSADIKTGTVRKNYSRFSVFSKSGGEAYLMGNVSKKSLSPAGSVTIIETDEGPQWEPDTNPFQAQIRNPKKESKLKGIKSFICYQITPTNTGIQVSRRYKHFDWLYERLVDKFITICIPALPDKQVTGRYEDTFIEKRMEQLQRWLTRMTNHPVISRSEVFQHFVTCTDEKLWKVGKRKAEKGDFAGAAFFSLVQTPQTPLELNHVEAHHDSFHKFVKSMDESLKHVILAVHDHSKKHIGPFKREYNKLGASFTSLANSFELDNGLHPDVTVEESQRLTMALQHTGKTYTEIGDLYAIQPREDLYPLEDSMREYTGMLACFPDMISFHKHTLSTEREYQKSQEDGKIDGLDAEQVRRRADVISYSMMAEMNHFHQERVKDYKDMMQKYLQEQIKFYETITNKLQENLAMYGDINT
- the LOC140055095 gene encoding sorting nexin-33-like isoform X3, which encodes MKVAKVRVLYNFEGEPGNGELTIYEDDILDVIRQDVGDGWWEGQNPNGQRGLFPEAYVEVVKTPPPPSFSPPPVPQVSEPVPVQSISTAPPPERTESFDDWDEDWDEESSYSQESTQEYGLNGQGNFGLNAPNRDFRKNSADIKTGTVRKNYSRFSVFSKSGGEAYLMGNVSKKSLSPAGSVTIIETDEGPQWEPDTNPFQAQIRNPKKESKLKGIKSFICYQITPTNTGIQVSRRYKHFDWLYERLVDKFITICIPALPDKQVTGRYEDTFIEKRMEQLQRWLTRMTNHPVISRSEVFQHFVTCTDEKLWKVGKRKAEKGDFAGAAFFSLVQTPQTPLELNHVEAHHDSFHKFVKSMDESLKHVILAVHDHSKKHIGPFKREYNKLGASFTSLANSFELDNGLQSQRLTMALQHTGKTYTEIGDLYAIQPREDLYPLEDSMREYTGMLACFPDMISFHKHTLSTEREYQKSQEDGKIDGLDAEQVRRRADVISYSMMAEMNHFHQERVKDYKDMMQKYLQEQIKFYETITNKLQENLAMYGDINT